A single Aythya fuligula isolate bAytFul2 chromosome 21, bAytFul2.pri, whole genome shotgun sequence DNA region contains:
- the LACTBL1 gene encoding putative beta-lactamase-like 1, which produces MEVKWIHVLAIFFFLLSVAMTGCFLWQYSLPKLDPNPSVMEVRSEAVQMCPRYPEPVPLDHPVPILKDALEKVDMMLRQKIHSSGLPAMSAIVIYNDTVLWTGNFGKKNGSDPSSVVPNEYTIYRIASVSKIFPTIMLYKMWEEGKVTSLDDPLERYVQNFAIKNPLGRFKESEQRYTADGLIFLEKGSTPLKPSPVTLRRMASQLSGLPRKLRSTTLLWKGNTQDALALLKDDVLVADPGTRCHYSNLAFSLMAHVLADHAAEGQYQRWISENILDRLGMEDTGFDITPPIRSQMAVGFYGSQQPAPLYDLGWYRPSGQMYSTAADLAKLAMVFLGTYHRRLLEPDTVKTMLTPLFKCSTEYFANKTGTPWEINEQLGYDVIRKDGDLDGYSATFSLIPKLRLSFIVLMAGPRPQGEDIVTRTYEYLITAMETAFREAEKTLSPPPSPVPYVGYYTYSNLTFYEIKVGPGGVLVMQQFGPHVEELIPEKYRTIKLHHLEDRVFQVVFDKEFPCVLHLGSASISLETQNGQLFNFYPFDRKGLSPGFDAPGLNTYNVLRVLRKPVFYS; this is translated from the exons ATGGAAGTGAAATGGATTCATGTGTTGGCCAtcttcttctttctgctgtctGTAGCTATGACAGGCTGCTTCCTGTGGCAGTACAGCCTCCCCAAACTGGATCCCA ACCCATCTGTGATGGAAGTAAGATCAGAAGCTGTGCAGATGTGCCCCCGCTATCCAGAACCAGTACCACTGGACCACCCAGTCCCCATTCTGAAGGATGCATTGGAGAAG GTAGATATGATGCTGCGGCAAAAGATTCATAGCTCTGGTCTCCCTGCCATGTCAGCCATTGTTATCTACAATGACACTGTACTGTGGACAGGCAACTTTGGAAAGAAGAATGGCTCAGATCCCTCCTCAGTGGTGCCGAATGAGTATACTATTTACAG AATTGCCAGTGTATCCAAGATCTTTCCAACCATTATGTTGTACAAGATGTGGGAAGAAGGGAAAGTCACATCTCTGGATGACCCTTTGGAACGTTATGTCCAGAACTTTGCCATTAAAAATCCTCTGGGAAGGTTCAAGGAATCAGAACAGAGATATACAGCAGATGGGCtgatttttttggaaaaaggcTCAACACCTCTTAAGCCGTCTCCTGTTACCTTGCGTAGAATGGCCAGCCAGCTCTCAG GTCTGCCCAGGAAGCTGCGGTCTACCACCCTGCTGTGGAAAGGCAATACACAAGATGCTCTGGCTCTCCTGAAAGATGATGTCTTGGTCGCTGATCCTGGAACCAG atgCCACTACAGCAATTTGGCCTTCTCACTGATGGCGCATGTACTAGCTGACCATGCAGCTGAGGGACAATACCAGCGCTGGATCTCAGAGAACATCCTAGACCGCTTGGGCATGGAGGACACTGGTTTCGACATCACACCACCGATCCGATCCCAAATGGCTGTGGGTTTCtatggcagccagcagccagcccctctCTATGACCTTGGCTGGTACAGGCCTTCTGGCCAGATGTACTCCACAGCTGCTGACCTTGCCAAGCTGGCAATGGTCTTTTTAGGCACCTATCACCGCCGTCTCTTAGAGCCTGACACAGTGAAGACAATGCTGACACCTCTGTTTAAGTGCTCCACTGAATATTTTGCTAACAAGACTGGCACACCCTGGGAGATTAATGAGCAACTGGGTTATGATGTCATTAGGAAGGATGGAGACCTTGATGGATATTCAGCTACCTTCTCACTTATCCCCAAACTCCGCCTGAGCTTCATTGTACTGATGGCAGGGCCCAGGCCTCAAGGTGAAGATATTGTAACTCGGACATATGAGTATCTTATTACTGCCATGGAGACTGCATtcagagaggcagagaaaaCCTTGTCTCCTCCTCCAAGTCCAGTCCCTTACGTTGGCTACTATACCTACTCCAACTTGACTTTCTATGAGATCAAAGTTGGACCTGGTGGGGTGCTGGTCATGCAGCAGTTTGGGCCTCACGTTGAAGAGCTGATCCCTGAGAAATACCGGACAATCAAGCTCCATCACCTGGAAGATCGTGTCTTCCAAGTTGTTTTTGACAAGGAGTTCCCTTGTGTTCTGCATCTTGGCTCTGCTTCCATCTCACTGGAGACCCAGAATGGGCAGCTCTTTAATTTTTATCCATTTGATCGCAAGGGTTTGTCTCCTGGGTTTGATGCACCGGGCCTGAACACATACAATGTATTGCGTGTACTTCGTAAACCTGTATTCTATAGCTAA